The Desulfovibrio fairfieldensis sequence TTGCTTTCCAGGCGGGCGCGCAGCTTGTCCGCGTCGGCCTTGTCCTTGAACGCGGCCACCTGAAAACTGTAGTCGAACAGGGGTTCGGCCTGCGCTGCCTTGGGTTGCGCCGCCGGTGCGCGCTGGGCCTGGCGCGGGTCAGCCCGCTGGCCCTGAGGGGGCGAGGACGGCGCGGCGGCCGCTCCCGGCGCGGGCGTGGCCGGGCTGATGCCCCAGGCGGCCAGACCCGCGCCCTGCGGGCGGCTGAACGGAAAGGCTGACCCCTCCTGCGGGGCGGCCTGCGGGGCGGCCTGGGGAGATTGTTGGGCCTGCGTCGCGTGCGCCGCGTCGGCCGGGGAAGCCGGGACTTCGGCCGCGCTCCCCGCCTGTTCCGGCTGTTCCGCCCGCTCCGGCTGAGCCGTCGGCGCGCTCTGCGCGCCTGGGGCGGCCGGGGCTGTTTGCGGCGCGGGCGCGGCGGGTTGCGCCTGCTCATCCCGGAGCATGCCGGTCATCTGCTCCACGCTTTTTTCCGGATTCTGGCCGCGTCCGACCATGAAACCCATGAAAAAGGCCCAGCCCACGGCGGCTACCAGCACCAGACCCAGCGCGGCAACGGCCACACCGGACAGACTGAAGGTAAAGCGGCGGGGCTTGCCGCCGGAAGCGGCGCTTTTCTGAAAACTTTTACGTAGGGGCTGGGGCATGCTTTTACCTGATATGCAACACGATTTGGACGGCATTCATTACATGGCCTCCGGCGCGCTGACGCCCAGCACGTCCAGGCCGTTGCGCAGCACCTGGGCCACGGCGCGCAACAGGGCCAGACGGGCCAGGGTGCGCGGCTGATCGTCGGCGAGCAGCACCTGATGCCTGGCGTAGTAGCTGTGCAGCAGGCCCGCCAGCTCGGTCAGATAGTGGCTCACGTGGTGGACGGCCAGGGCCCGGGCCGCTGCGGCCAGCATATCCTGGAACGCGGCGGCCTTGCGCAGCAGGGCCATGTCTTCGGGCGTGTCCAGGCCGGCCAGCATCTCTTCCGTGACGGTTTCCGGCAGGCCGACGCCGCGCTCTCCGGCGCGGCGCAGCACGGCGCAGATGCGGGCGTGGGCGTACTGCACGTAATAGACCGGGTTGTCCAGGCTGCGCTGCTTGGCCAGCTCCAGATCAAAATCCAGGGGGCTGTCGCTCTTGCGCGAGAGGAACATGAAACGCGCCGCGTCCGCGCCCACTTCGCGCAGCACGTCGGCCAGGGTTTCAAAGGTGCCCGCGCGGGTGGACATGCTCACGGGCTTGCCGTCCCGCAGCAGATTGACCAGCTGGATCAGGACCACGTCGAAACTGTCGCGCGGCCTGCCCATGGCCGTAATGGCCGCGCGCATGCGCGGCACGTAGCCGTGGTGGTCCGCGCCCCAGATGTCGATGAGCCAGTCGTAGCCGCGTTCGAATTTGTCATGGTGGTAGGCGATGTCCGTGGCGAAATAGGTCAGGCTGCCGTCGGACTTTTTCAGCACGCGGTCCTTGTCGTCGCCCAACTGTTCCGTGGCGAACCAGAAGGCGTTTTCCTTCTCATAAGTGTACCCGGACCGGCCCAGGGCGGTAAAGGCCGCGTCCACAGCGCCGCGCTCCACCAGGGTTTTTTCCGAAAACCAGCGCTGGTGCTCCACCCGGAATTCGTTGAGATCCGCCTTGATGCCCGTCAGAATTTCGTTCATGGCCCGCTGGTAACAGCACTCCTGACCCTCGGCTTCGGGCAGGTCCGGCAGATGGGGATCGTCCGCCAGCATCTCGCGCGCGATGTCGATGATGTACTCGCCCCGGTAGTAATCCTCGGGCCAGTCCACCGGACGCCCGGCCAGCTCCAGCACGCGCAGCCAGACCGAAAGGCCCAGCAGGCGCATCTGGCGGCCCGCGTCGTTGATGTAATATTCCGTATCCACGGCATATCCGGCCTTGCGCAGCAGCCGGGCCAGGCTGTCGCCCACGGCCGCGCCCCGGCCGTGTCCCACATGCAGGGGTCCGGTGGGATTGGCCGAGACGTATTCCAGCAGCACCTTGCGGCCCGCGCCCGTGCCGCTCGCGCCGTAGGCTTTGCCCGCAGCCTCCACATCCAGCACCGTGCGCCGCCAGAACGCCTGGCTGAAGGTCACGTTGCAGAAGCCCGGTCCGGCGGCCTCGGCCTTTTCCAGGTCCGGACAGCGCTCCAGCAGCCGCGCCGCGAACTTCTGGGCCAGTTCGCGGGGATTGCACTTGGCTTCCTTGGCCAGCAGCATGGCCGCGTTGGTGGAGAGATCCCCGTGTTTGGGATCGCGCGGGGGCTCAATCACGGTTTTGACCGGCCAGGCCAGTCCTTCTTCTTCCAGAATGGCCGCGAGGGCCGTGCGCAGGGTGTCGGTGGCGCGCATATCTTTTCCGTATCCTTAAAAATATTACAGGCTGAATGCCGTGAGGCTTTCCAGAGTGCTGACCAGTTCCACGCGCAACGCGTCGCTCCCGACGGCGATGCCGTTCAGGCAGGGGGCGACCATCTTGCCCAGTACGGCCTTGGGGCCCAGCTCCAGCCAGAAGCGCGCGCCGTTCGCGTATTGGTTGCGGACGGTTTCAATCCAGCGCACGGGCGAAACCATCTGCCGCAGCAGGCTTTCCCTGGCGCTTTCGCCGTCGTGCACGGCTTTGCCGTGCTGATTGCAGTAAACCGGAAAACGCGGCTTCCGCCAGACGGCCTTGCGCAGCAGGGGGGCCAGCTCTTTATTGGCCTCTTCCATCATGGGGCTGTGGAACGCGCCGCTGACCTTGAGTTCAATGCCGCGCCCCTTGCGCTCCTTGGCCTTTTGGCAGGCCAGGGCCACGGCGGACTTGGCGCCGCTGACAACCAGCTGGGCCGGAGTGTTGTAATTGGCGGTGAGCAGCATTTCGCCGCTTTCGGCGGCGGCCTCGGCCACGATTTCCGCCACGCGCGGCTCATCCAGCTTGAGCAGGGCGGCCATGCCTCCCTTGCCCTCCGGGTCGGCCTCGGCCATCAAGCGGCCGCGCAGGGCCGTGATTTCCAGCACGTTTTCCGGCGAGAGCACGCCCGCCGCCGCCAGGGCGCTGAACTCGCCCAGGCTGTGTCCGGCGGCCCCACAGGGGCTGACGCGCCCGGCCGCTTCCCGCCAGAGATTGCAGTTGACCACGGTCAGGGCCGGTTGCAGGGCGCGGGTGTCGCTCATGGCGGCCTCGTCGCCCTCCCAGTAAATTTCGCGCAGGGGCAGGCCGCTGATGCGCTCGGCCTGCTTCCAGAGGTTCATGGCTTCGGTCGAGGCCTCGGCCAGGTCGCGGCCCATGCCGGACTCCTGCGAGCCCTGGCCGGGAAAAAGCAGAACAGGTTGCGTCATAAGTGCGTTCTCTCCAAAAGGCGTGTGAACTCAAATAGTGCCGGCGTCAACACGACTGAAAACCAGGAGCGGGCCGCGCTTGGCCGCGCCGTCAACCGCTGGTTTTTGCGCCTCTCCGCCCGGCGGCTCCGCCGTCG is a genomic window containing:
- a CDS encoding SPOR domain-containing protein, which gives rise to MPQPLRKSFQKSAASGGKPRRFTFSLSGVAVAALGLVLVAAVGWAFFMGFMVGRGQNPEKSVEQMTGMLRDEQAQPAAPAPQTAPAAPGAQSAPTAQPERAEQPEQAGSAAEVPASPADAAHATQAQQSPQAAPQAAPQEGSAFPFSRPQGAGLAAWGISPATPAPGAAAAPSSPPQGQRADPRQAQRAPAAQPKAAQAEPLFDYSFQVAAFKDKADADKLRARLESKGLRSRQQKSGKVLLVLVNLRGTELDAANLREELQRMKLGKPILASKKAVSGKSRKTGR
- the argS gene encoding arginine--tRNA ligase, which encodes MRATDTLRTALAAILEEEGLAWPVKTVIEPPRDPKHGDLSTNAAMLLAKEAKCNPRELAQKFAARLLERCPDLEKAEAAGPGFCNVTFSQAFWRRTVLDVEAAGKAYGASGTGAGRKVLLEYVSANPTGPLHVGHGRGAAVGDSLARLLRKAGYAVDTEYYINDAGRQMRLLGLSVWLRVLELAGRPVDWPEDYYRGEYIIDIAREMLADDPHLPDLPEAEGQECCYQRAMNEILTGIKADLNEFRVEHQRWFSEKTLVERGAVDAAFTALGRSGYTYEKENAFWFATEQLGDDKDRVLKKSDGSLTYFATDIAYHHDKFERGYDWLIDIWGADHHGYVPRMRAAITAMGRPRDSFDVVLIQLVNLLRDGKPVSMSTRAGTFETLADVLREVGADAARFMFLSRKSDSPLDFDLELAKQRSLDNPVYYVQYAHARICAVLRRAGERGVGLPETVTEEMLAGLDTPEDMALLRKAAAFQDMLAAAARALAVHHVSHYLTELAGLLHSYYARHQVLLADDQPRTLARLALLRAVAQVLRNGLDVLGVSAPEAM
- a CDS encoding ACP S-malonyltransferase, producing MTQPVLLFPGQGSQESGMGRDLAEASTEAMNLWKQAERISGLPLREIYWEGDEAAMSDTRALQPALTVVNCNLWREAAGRVSPCGAAGHSLGEFSALAAAGVLSPENVLEITALRGRLMAEADPEGKGGMAALLKLDEPRVAEIVAEAAAESGEMLLTANYNTPAQLVVSGAKSAVALACQKAKERKGRGIELKVSGAFHSPMMEEANKELAPLLRKAVWRKPRFPVYCNQHGKAVHDGESARESLLRQMVSPVRWIETVRNQYANGARFWLELGPKAVLGKMVAPCLNGIAVGSDALRVELVSTLESLTAFSL